A genome region from Patescibacteria group bacterium includes the following:
- a CDS encoding oligosaccharide flippase family protein: MNKMERLFGFNVSYLARGSFWLSLGQLATMSSAFFLSIAYARFLPKSVYGDYRYILSALSIVGIFALPGIGTSITRSVARGFDGTFRQGSKYIFFGSFGISLVGFGIASYFFITGDTTLAWGFIIASLVVPAVEGLGNWRAYFDGKKEFRAKTILNIIDQLFYFCSMAMAIGAIFYFRLSPASSLLVLLAAYSLGEGLPNIFFYLQTLRKIPKEVSIEPGSIHYGLQLSLVNIPATVANYLDAVLIHMFLGPAALATYSFAIALPEQIKSLLGTFADVTFPKIAAHPDTVGLQDTLLKKALRATAISALIVLLYIIAAPWIYQLLFPRYIESVLLSQVFALSLVIFPFTIFNTAMKATGDIKKIYIYNIISPLIQIVALALLIYPYGLWGAVAGRIIGRITNIMLPIFLFQKHR; this comes from the coding sequence ATGAACAAGATGGAACGACTCTTTGGCTTCAATGTGTCATACCTCGCGCGCGGGAGTTTCTGGCTCAGTTTGGGACAGCTTGCCACAATGAGCAGTGCTTTTTTTCTTTCGATTGCGTATGCCAGGTTTCTACCAAAGAGTGTGTATGGTGACTACCGTTATATATTGAGCGCTCTGAGCATCGTAGGTATTTTTGCGTTACCTGGTATTGGTACTTCGATTACCCGCAGCGTTGCGCGCGGATTTGATGGAACCTTTCGCCAAGGAAGTAAATATATATTTTTTGGATCGTTTGGGATCAGTTTGGTGGGGTTTGGCATTGCATCATATTTTTTTATCACGGGCGATACAACGCTTGCATGGGGCTTTATCATCGCCTCGCTCGTCGTACCAGCGGTAGAGGGCCTTGGCAATTGGCGTGCATATTTTGATGGTAAAAAAGAATTTCGCGCAAAAACGATTCTCAATATCATCGATCAACTCTTTTATTTCTGTTCGATGGCCATGGCTATTGGTGCTATCTTTTATTTTCGCCTCTCACCAGCATCAAGCCTTCTTGTACTCCTTGCCGCCTATTCACTTGGTGAAGGATTGCCTAATATATTCTTTTATCTACAAACGCTACGAAAAATACCGAAAGAGGTGTCTATAGAACCCGGCTCAATTCACTATGGCCTCCAATTGAGTCTCGTGAATATACCCGCAACTGTCGCAAATTATCTCGACGCTGTACTCATCCATATGTTTTTGGGGCCTGCAGCACTCGCTACCTATTCATTCGCGATAGCGCTTCCCGAGCAAATCAAATCTCTCTTGGGTACATTTGCTGATGTGACATTTCCCAAGATTGCGGCGCATCCAGATACCGTAGGCCTACAGGATACCCTTCTTAAAAAAGCGCTCCGCGCGACAGCGATCAGCGCACTCATCGTACTGCTCTATATCATTGCCGCTCCGTGGATTTACCAGCTATTGTTCCCTCGCTATATCGAGTCTGTATTACTTTCACAAGTCTTTGCACTCTCACTGGTCATCTTCCCCTTTACGATTTTTAATACCGCCATGAAAGCAACTGGGGATATTAAAAAAATCTATATCTACAATATTATCTCACCGCTTATTCAAATCGTGGCGCTTGCACTCCTCATCTATCCGTATGGCCTTTGGGGTGCGGTTGCGGGGCGCATCATCGGCAGAATTACCAATATTATGCTACCGATTTTTCTTTTTCAAAAACACCGATAA
- a CDS encoding class I SAM-dependent methyltransferase gives MNLSASQQVQEHEYEFPYHWFIRKHTRKGVVFYGYWNRAMCLAGDLKDKMVLDAGCGDGYFAHLLRLAGGDVTGVDYSARSIAFAKLLDETAHFEVANIAKLSFPDGSFDVVFLIEVLEHLTPEERDLILKELSRVLKPGGKLIVSAPSTRMKVIEKHEEHFTPASFETLFRKYFKNIQIYGQDRDDVIGRFFWLTWKLWDNRLWRIKPLAVFWTEKIYSRFINTAQPLQAKRLIGVFEKEKSVA, from the coding sequence ATGAATCTTTCAGCATCGCAACAAGTACAAGAGCACGAATATGAATTCCCATACCATTGGTTTATTCGTAAGCATACTCGAAAAGGAGTTGTCTTTTATGGATACTGGAATCGTGCCATGTGTCTCGCAGGCGACCTTAAAGATAAGATGGTTCTCGACGCGGGTTGCGGAGATGGATATTTTGCGCACTTGCTGAGACTTGCCGGAGGAGATGTAACCGGTGTTGACTATTCAGCGCGATCTATAGCATTTGCAAAACTTCTCGATGAAACGGCTCACTTCGAAGTTGCGAATATTGCAAAGCTCTCATTTCCCGACGGATCGTTCGATGTTGTCTTTCTTATCGAAGTGCTCGAGCACTTAACTCCAGAAGAGCGCGATTTGATACTGAAAGAGTTGTCGCGCGTATTGAAGCCGGGAGGTAAGCTTATTGTATCGGCGCCCTCAACACGCATGAAGGTGATTGAAAAGCACGAAGAGCATTTTACCCCCGCAAGTTTTGAGACATTGTTCCGAAAATATTTTAAAAATATCCAGATTTACGGACAGGATCGAGACGATGTTATAGGAAGATTTTTTTGGCTGACATGGAAACTTTGGGATAATCGTTTGTGGCGGATTAAGCCATTGGCAGTATTTTGGACGGAAAAAATATATTCGCGCTTTATCAATACTGCGCAGCCGTTACAAGCAAAGCGACTTATCGGTGTTTTTGAAAAAGAAAAATCGGTAGCATAA
- a CDS encoding glycosyltransferase, with translation MPESKTQSNIKPLVSVALPVFNRAPIIGRTIESILAQTFQDFELIIVDDGSTDGIEGVMRAYEDDRMRYVRHAENRGLMAARNTGVRESLGVFLAFQDSDDIWHPKKLEEEIALLHAAPLSVGGVYSRVEKTYINGSTMRIPSDDQKTVDGNLLKVFLRGDYFITLQALLVRRECIDRVGAFDENFKVFGDGEFIIRFAKHFEFVYNPNIRVLLKVQNDSISLDQKKRLTAKERLFEKERETYSRFPGIYAANAFSLGRAFAFAGDTSKAKIFIWEAIRVRPWRFSYFVFFLLLALGGSGGVRTLGKWLQKLRI, from the coding sequence ATGCCAGAAAGCAAGACTCAATCAAATATAAAACCGTTGGTGAGCGTTGCGCTTCCCGTGTTTAATCGTGCACCTATTATAGGGAGAACGATTGAGAGTATTCTTGCGCAAACTTTTCAAGATTTTGAGCTTATCATTGTTGATGATGGCTCAACTGACGGCATCGAGGGAGTCATGCGTGCATATGAGGACGATCGCATGCGATATGTTCGGCACGCGGAAAATAGAGGGCTTATGGCCGCTCGCAATACGGGCGTGCGGGAGTCTCTGGGGGTATTCTTGGCGTTTCAAGATTCTGACGATATATGGCACCCAAAAAAACTTGAAGAAGAAATAGCATTACTCCACGCCGCGCCATTGAGTGTAGGGGGTGTGTATTCGCGCGTGGAGAAGACTTATATAAATGGCAGTACCATGCGCATCCCAAGTGATGATCAGAAAACCGTTGATGGTAATTTACTCAAGGTATTTTTGCGCGGTGATTACTTTATTACTTTGCAGGCACTTTTAGTGAGAAGGGAGTGTATTGATCGAGTGGGCGCGTTCGATGAGAATTTTAAAGTTTTTGGTGATGGCGAATTTATTATTCGTTTTGCAAAACATTTTGAGTTTGTATACAATCCGAACATTCGCGTCTTGCTTAAGGTCCAAAATGATAGCATCTCACTTGACCAGAAAAAACGTCTTACAGCGAAAGAGCGATTGTTTGAAAAAGAACGGGAAACTTACAGTAGATTTCCAGGAATCTATGCTGCGAACGCATTTTCCCTGGGTCGTGCGTTTGCTTTTGCTGGTGACACGAGCAAAGCGAAAATTTTTATATGGGAAGCTATACGCGTGCGCCCTTGGCGATTCTCGTACTTTGTATTTTTTCTTCTTCTCGCATTAGGAGGTTCAGGGGGGGTACGGACGCTTGGCAAGTGGCTACAGAAATTACGTATATGA
- a CDS encoding class I SAM-dependent methyltransferase, which translates to MKSINCNLCGGNQSTLYTKTHDLLYKTTQNSFTLVTCNRCGFAYLNPQPEPFEMNNFYPDNYRPHQTKTVDGRVYTLPKESTRRVLDVGCGWGDLLLELAQKYPTWALYGVDFDERAVHQAQQYGFPVSYGSVNDAKYENDFFDEIYMNHVLEHVHDPSSMIKEINRILKPGGTLHVLIPNFRSLSRMLFRQYWYHIDSPRHLYHFTPRTLTRMLKENGFAEVHTSFVPSPKYFLQSLSLWRSGKKRKWPRAIWRLFTLPAHAISWLGLSSTMNATGKK; encoded by the coding sequence ATGAAATCGATAAATTGTAATCTTTGCGGGGGCAACCAATCAACTCTCTACACCAAAACTCACGACCTCCTCTATAAGACAACGCAAAATAGCTTTACGTTAGTCACGTGCAATCGGTGCGGGTTCGCCTATCTCAATCCTCAGCCCGAGCCCTTCGAGATGAACAATTTTTATCCTGATAACTACCGTCCACACCAAACAAAAACCGTAGATGGACGCGTCTATACTCTACCCAAAGAATCCACACGGCGCGTGCTCGATGTCGGCTGTGGATGGGGCGATCTACTCCTCGAGCTTGCTCAGAAATATCCGACGTGGGCTCTTTATGGCGTTGATTTTGATGAGCGTGCTGTGCACCAAGCCCAGCAATATGGCTTTCCCGTATCCTATGGCTCGGTGAATGATGCGAAGTATGAAAACGATTTTTTTGATGAGATCTATATGAATCACGTCCTCGAACACGTACATGATCCATCGAGTATGATCAAAGAAATAAATCGCATCCTCAAACCCGGCGGCACGCTCCATGTCCTCATACCAAATTTCCGTAGTCTCTCGCGTATGCTTTTTCGGCAATACTGGTATCACATTGACTCACCGCGCCACCTCTATCACTTCACCCCGCGCACACTCACACGCATGTTGAAAGAAAACGGATTTGCAGAGGTACATACCTCATTTGTCCCCTCGCCTAAATATTTTCTGCAAAGCTTGTCGCTCTGGAGATCGGGTAAAAAAAGAAAATGGCCGCGTGCTATCTGGCGACTATTTACACTCCCCGCTCATGCTATTTCATGGCTCGGTCTTTCGAGCACCATGAATGCGACTGGAAAAAAATAG
- a CDS encoding methyltransferase domain-containing protein, whose translation MEHKESPDHYDAKYDSKRRFVSYWYQIGEVLKCKPARVLEIGIGNNFVARYLREKGLDVTTVDHDERLHPDVVADIRSLPFEDRVFDVVTAYEVIEHLEYKDFPSVLKELARVSSKKVIISLPDATRVGRIEFPIPGVTKIQLLVTVPLFPRSHSFTKGGHFWEIGKKDYPLSRVLQTMKDSGLILESTYRVYENPHHRFFVLKRDTN comes from the coding sequence ATGGAACACAAAGAGTCGCCTGATCATTACGATGCCAAATATGATTCAAAGCGACGTTTCGTAAGTTATTGGTACCAAATTGGTGAGGTTTTGAAGTGCAAGCCGGCGCGCGTTCTCGAGATTGGTATTGGTAATAATTTTGTTGCCCGGTATTTGCGAGAGAAAGGACTTGATGTCACGACCGTTGATCATGACGAGCGGCTCCATCCCGATGTAGTTGCCGATATTCGATCGTTGCCGTTTGAGGATAGAGTATTTGATGTGGTGACTGCGTATGAGGTTATCGAACATCTTGAGTACAAAGATTTCCCCAGTGTGCTCAAAGAGCTGGCGCGTGTTTCATCAAAGAAGGTGATCATTTCATTGCCCGATGCCACTCGCGTAGGACGAATTGAGTTTCCGATACCAGGAGTTACGAAGATCCAATTGCTGGTGACTGTTCCCTTGTTTCCACGATCCCACAGCTTTACTAAAGGCGGGCATTTTTGGGAAATAGGCAAAAAGGACTATCCGCTATCGCGCGTTTTGCAAACGATGAAAGATTCTGGCCTCATCCTTGAGAGTACGTATCGTGTATATGAAAATCCTCATCATCGATTTTTTGTCTTGAAACGTGATACAAACTAA
- a CDS encoding SGNH/GDSL hydrolase family protein produces the protein MKDSIIKKILKILAFCLYTALFCFIAGEVGVRTFYTYFSNYNMEMWRYGALIKQEVDREALPFFHAPNKEGDFYGTTIKTNSLGLRDNEYPQQKKSDVQRIVMLGDSFTLGWGVSFPDIYSKQLERMLNETGKRYEVINFGVGNYNNSMEKELFDWKGASLDPDMIILMHFVNDAEPTPRGHGRIGNFMRKHSYFLALLFDRYAKVKPLFAHDFQWQEYYKNLYLVDNQKALDENTRAIRELIATSRESRAKFLLVSIPELHQLKEYPFPEVTMYVRGIAEQEKVPFLDLLPALSVHSPETLWVSVEDTHANAKANKIIADELFRVITKEPSLQ, from the coding sequence ATGAAAGACAGCATAATTAAAAAAATACTTAAAATTCTTGCATTTTGTCTCTACACTGCTCTTTTTTGCTTTATCGCAGGGGAAGTCGGTGTTCGAACTTTCTATACTTATTTTTCGAACTACAACATGGAAATGTGGCGTTATGGCGCTTTAATTAAACAAGAGGTTGATCGCGAGGCATTGCCATTTTTTCATGCACCGAACAAAGAGGGCGATTTTTATGGCACAACCATTAAGACGAATTCGCTTGGTTTGCGAGATAATGAATATCCACAGCAAAAAAAATCTGATGTGCAACGTATCGTAATGCTGGGAGATTCTTTTACTCTTGGTTGGGGCGTTTCGTTCCCCGATATCTATTCAAAGCAGCTCGAACGCATGCTCAACGAAACGGGGAAGCGCTACGAAGTAATCAACTTCGGAGTAGGTAACTACAACAATAGTATGGAAAAGGAGCTATTCGATTGGAAGGGCGCTTCTCTTGATCCTGATATGATTATCCTTATGCACTTTGTCAATGATGCTGAACCAACCCCACGTGGTCATGGGCGTATTGGTAATTTTATGCGTAAGCATTCTTATTTTTTGGCACTTTTATTCGATCGTTATGCAAAAGTAAAGCCGTTGTTTGCGCACGATTTTCAATGGCAAGAGTATTATAAAAATCTCTATTTAGTAGACAATCAAAAAGCGCTCGATGAAAATACACGAGCTATTCGTGAGCTCATTGCTACATCACGCGAGAGTCGCGCTAAGTTTCTTCTAGTCAGCATTCCCGAACTCCACCAACTCAAAGAATATCCGTTTCCCGAAGTGACTATGTATGTTCGTGGTATCGCTGAGCAAGAAAAGGTACCCTTTTTGGATCTTTTGCCCGCCCTGAGCGTGCATTCTCCCGAGACGTTATGGGTAAGTGTTGAAGACACTCATGCGAACGCAAAGGCGAATAAAATTATTGCCGACGAGCTTTTTCGCGTTATTACCAAGGAACCTTCTCTACAGTAA
- a CDS encoding glycosyltransferase has translation MSLLFFTKGDKLVGSSRQRVWLMAEHLERAYGIQSKILYPRMEQFGSFTFLKNTIRQHDVLIVHKSLFSWKTILIVLYGRFILGKVLIYDLDDAEWVHLYLKTVLLARCAHKVFAGSEIIQQWVRRHNRRVVFIPTVVDAGLYVSLHVEHQQRQVATIGWVGTGKGHFQDGHFHMIRSALDMLARESCFRLVIIGSQNHQPLKDYFRDAAFEVVFADELDWSDSSAVPAAIHEYQFDVGLMPTKDTPFNCAKCAFKAIEYMACGVPVVASPVGENVRVVEDGVTGFHARTDAQWHDTIIKLLSDKELRMRMGQAGMDRVREIYSYEKVIPVVKNILQGMLQ, from the coding sequence ATGTCACTTCTTTTTTTTACAAAGGGCGATAAATTAGTAGGTTCCTCGCGTCAGCGCGTGTGGCTCATGGCCGAGCATCTTGAGCGCGCGTATGGGATCCAAAGCAAAATACTCTATCCGCGCATGGAGCAATTTGGCTCGTTTACTTTTTTGAAAAATACTATTCGCCAGCACGATGTATTGATCGTACACAAGTCTTTGTTTTCTTGGAAAACAATTCTCATTGTTCTGTACGGTAGATTTATTTTGGGCAAAGTATTGATATATGATCTCGATGATGCCGAATGGGTACACTTATACCTCAAAACAGTTTTGCTAGCAAGATGCGCGCATAAAGTGTTTGCGGGATCCGAGATTATTCAGCAATGGGTGCGCCGTCACAATAGGCGCGTTGTATTTATACCGACAGTCGTCGATGCTGGACTTTATGTGTCATTGCATGTTGAGCATCAGCAGCGTCAGGTAGCGACTATTGGTTGGGTGGGTACTGGCAAGGGGCATTTTCAAGACGGGCATTTTCATATGATTCGTTCCGCGCTTGATATGCTCGCGCGCGAGTCGTGTTTTCGCTTGGTTATCATTGGCAGTCAGAATCATCAACCACTCAAAGATTATTTTAGAGACGCAGCATTTGAGGTTGTTTTTGCGGACGAGCTTGATTGGTCGGATTCTAGCGCCGTGCCAGCGGCAATTCATGAATATCAGTTTGATGTGGGGTTGATGCCTACCAAGGATACGCCGTTTAATTGTGCGAAATGCGCATTCAAAGCGATAGAATATATGGCGTGCGGTGTGCCCGTGGTGGCAAGTCCTGTAGGCGAAAATGTCCGCGTAGTAGAAGACGGCGTGACAGGCTTTCACGCGCGTACTGACGCCCAGTGGCATGATACGATTATAAAATTACTTTCCGATAAAGAGCTCAGGATGCGTATGGGCCAGGCGGGCATGGATAGAGTACGAGAGATATATTCATATGAAAAGGTTATACCTGTGGTTAAAAATATTTTACAGGGCATGTTACAATAA
- a CDS encoding peptidoglycan bridge formation glycyltransferase FemA/FemB family protein — protein sequence MVIERNFILSRTLRVILDDAALASALKEKKHAYITGLSYDGDLTGSDASIAKKTKQTIVIEPDAMTDEEIIASFRDTTRNEVRRTFTIPELSFVLPDANHEEAVNLYSEFEEMGARPPRRAEYFRESLFAGAYWKRKLIASIICYDAKPVLRVNAIVSVRKDASEISKHVSFATRRLIFELIRYARDHGYRQIDLGGINTTDESKKGITAFKMSFGGMTREEYTYTYKNSLFRYVTSFFYKGR from the coding sequence ATGGTAATCGAGAGAAATTTTATTTTATCTCGCACGCTTCGCGTTATCCTTGATGACGCGGCTCTTGCGAGCGCACTCAAAGAAAAAAAACATGCATATATCACGGGCCTTTCGTATGATGGCGATCTTACGGGGAGTGATGCGAGTATTGCAAAAAAAACAAAGCAGACTATTGTTATCGAGCCTGACGCAATGACCGATGAGGAGATTATTGCTTCGTTTCGTGATACAACGCGCAACGAAGTGCGCAGAACATTTACTATACCCGAGCTCTCCTTTGTGCTCCCTGATGCAAATCATGAAGAAGCAGTGAATCTCTATAGCGAGTTCGAAGAAATGGGTGCGCGGCCCCCACGTCGAGCAGAGTATTTTCGAGAAAGTCTTTTCGCAGGCGCCTATTGGAAGAGGAAGCTTATCGCGAGTATTATTTGTTATGATGCCAAACCAGTTTTGCGAGTCAACGCGATTGTTTCAGTGCGCAAAGATGCTAGCGAGATAAGTAAACACGTGAGCTTTGCTACGCGTCGCCTTATCTTTGAGCTCATCCGATACGCACGCGATCATGGTTACAGACAAATCGATTTGGGTGGTATCAATACGACCGACGAGTCAAAAAAAGGTATTACCGCTTTCAAGATGTCATTTGGCGGGATGACGCGAGAAGAGTATACCTACACATATAAGAATTCATTATTTCGTTATGTCACTTCTTTTTTTTACAAAGGGCGATAA
- a CDS encoding polysaccharide deacetylase family protein — protein sequence MNTSKTIIAELLWQTGVGPLLRVLREPKRLAVCYHSIADSGQHDHIRIAIKDFTRHIEYLAARGYRFVKFSELMSAQDRVAAIYFDDGFRDMFANAKPILEQKNIPATLFVTTSYADGLHDSAVYASWDEIAMLGKNWEIGSHSVSHRKLNKISKEEVYQEMTESKKIIEAKTGRVVTAFSYPHGRASTETEATARDVGYIMTTGDQHFHKVRPDPDDSLAVFYWKTLKLW from the coding sequence ATGAATACCTCTAAAACAATAATTGCAGAATTGTTATGGCAGACGGGTGTTGGCCCGCTTCTGCGCGTTTTGCGTGAGCCCAAGCGGCTCGCTGTTTGTTATCACAGTATTGCCGATAGCGGTCAGCATGATCATATTCGTATCGCCATAAAAGATTTTACTCGTCATATTGAATATCTTGCTGCACGCGGATATCGATTTGTAAAATTTTCCGAACTCATGAGTGCGCAAGACCGTGTCGCGGCTATTTACTTTGATGACGGGTTTCGTGATATGTTTGCCAATGCGAAGCCAATTCTTGAGCAAAAAAATATTCCAGCGACACTTTTTGTAACGACTTCATATGCAGATGGTTTGCATGATTCAGCAGTCTACGCATCATGGGATGAGATCGCTATGCTCGGTAAGAATTGGGAAATTGGATCGCATTCCGTGTCTCATCGTAAGCTAAACAAAATATCAAAAGAAGAAGTATACCAAGAGATGACCGAATCAAAAAAAATAATTGAAGCAAAGACGGGCAGGGTGGTGACGGCTTTTTCATATCCGCATGGTCGCGCGTCAACGGAGACCGAAGCCACCGCGCGTGATGTGGGTTATATAATGACGACCGGCGACCAGCATTTTCATAAAGTACGCCCCGACCCCGACGATTCGCTCGCGGTTTTTTATTGGAAGACGCTCAAGCTATGGTAA
- a CDS encoding glycosyltransferase, whose protein sequence is MNILYITRANLSFSRAHTQNILKTVEALQRSGESVELVAKSDTLALFAMVIKKRAVFDVLYFRDPYIWWMAWVARFVLHKKVIFEVHGSHEWRMGAPFWRVALMASTAAVFITKKLAEYYGYQKPFAVTHTSGVELDSFSMSPETLNNLRASLGLSSEVPVLMYAGSFLWYDIQVLLKMMLQLKHHAQLVVVGAKAYEERELQMLSKSLGVSERVYIVGRVTPAALPPYLLIADILLNPLKISYPSSISSKLYEYLAAGKAIVSARGGANDEVIENDRNGVLLDGVDPTIWARTIDALLDDSVRLRQLGDAARQDSLRYTWDTRAKSIKALL, encoded by the coding sequence ATGAATATTCTCTATATCACGCGCGCAAACCTTTCATTTTCTCGGGCGCATACTCAAAATATCTTAAAAACAGTAGAAGCTTTGCAGCGAAGCGGAGAGAGTGTCGAGCTTGTAGCAAAAAGCGACACTCTCGCACTTTTTGCTATGGTCATCAAGAAAAGAGCAGTATTCGATGTGCTTTATTTTCGCGATCCATATATATGGTGGATGGCATGGGTTGCGCGTTTTGTTTTGCATAAAAAAGTTATCTTTGAGGTGCATGGTAGCCATGAATGGCGCATGGGCGCGCCTTTTTGGCGCGTAGCACTTATGGCGAGCACTGCTGCTGTTTTTATTACTAAAAAACTTGCGGAGTATTATGGTTACCAAAAACCCTTTGCGGTGACACATACGAGCGGTGTTGAACTTGATTCTTTTAGTATGTCTCCAGAGACCCTGAATAATTTACGCGCATCACTAGGATTATCTTCCGAAGTACCTGTGCTCATGTATGCGGGTAGTTTTCTTTGGTACGATATTCAAGTACTTTTGAAGATGATGTTGCAGCTTAAGCATCATGCTCAACTCGTTGTTGTTGGTGCGAAAGCCTATGAAGAGCGAGAGCTTCAGATGCTCAGCAAATCGTTAGGCGTCAGCGAGCGTGTGTATATTGTCGGGCGGGTGACACCCGCAGCGCTGCCACCTTATCTATTGATTGCAGATATCCTTCTCAATCCACTGAAAATTTCCTATCCGAGCAGCATCTCTTCAAAACTTTATGAGTATCTTGCCGCAGGCAAGGCTATCGTATCAGCTAGGGGCGGGGCCAATGACGAAGTTATTGAGAATGATCGCAATGGCGTGCTGCTCGATGGTGTAGATCCGACGATTTGGGCGCGAACGATCGATGCGCTTTTGGATGACTCTGTAAGGCTGCGTCAGCTTGGTGATGCCGCGCGACAGGATTCCTTGCGTTATACTTGGGACACACGAGCAAAAAGCATCAAGGCTCTTCTATGA
- a CDS encoding glycosyltransferase family 39 protein produces MMRSQYRAVIIIACLSAMLSLAYAFYYHDRPRADALGYDRIGWNLAQGNGYIEDVANIDRPAEDWAINRVGPGYQFFLAGLYFLFGHQVWVVWVAHALLRVVSTVLVWLIARKLFPDDARTALVAALLFALSPDFILVSGLLLTETLYAAVMLAALLGVLAIFEIRRPATGLTLITGFFFAVALLVRPTTLFVVMLFCAILIYQKRWRELVASLVLPILIVGSWSVFATMRFDRFILTTGVGAYDLWVGNSPGATGGFEKTPEVQEARNTMSHKELDAYSKKKYWEFFTTQPLEFMQLQVRKTTLYFSTLRPGGYWPHLYARAIELRATLAASMLWTIALFVAGIAGALVLFQTRQDLGMRFLLGAALLQPISVIPLIVETRYRYPLLLLLIFFGAYAMTHLGKAKQAFLYASIVLSIATFGDFVFHMSDILEKARRIF; encoded by the coding sequence ATGATGAGGTCGCAGTATCGCGCTGTCATCATCATTGCGTGCTTATCAGCAATGTTGTCGCTTGCGTACGCCTTTTACTATCATGATCGTCCGCGCGCCGATGCGCTTGGCTATGATCGCATTGGGTGGAATCTCGCGCAGGGTAATGGGTATATCGAAGATGTAGCGAATATTGATCGTCCTGCGGAAGATTGGGCGATTAACCGCGTAGGGCCAGGGTACCAGTTTTTTCTCGCAGGCCTTTATTTTTTGTTTGGTCATCAGGTATGGGTGGTATGGGTCGCGCATGCGCTTTTGCGTGTGGTATCAACGGTACTTGTGTGGTTAATCGCACGTAAACTATTTCCTGACGATGCGCGTACAGCCTTGGTCGCCGCACTTCTCTTTGCGCTCTCGCCCGATTTTATTCTAGTTAGCGGACTCCTTCTCACCGAGACGCTTTATGCTGCGGTGATGCTGGCAGCGCTGCTCGGCGTGTTGGCTATCTTTGAGATCCGGCGACCCGCAACAGGTTTGACGCTTATCACGGGTTTCTTTTTTGCTGTAGCGCTTCTTGTACGTCCGACGACTCTTTTTGTAGTGATGCTTTTTTGCGCCATACTCATCTATCAGAAACGTTGGAGAGAGCTTGTCGCCTCACTCGTATTACCTATACTCATTGTCGGTTCGTGGTCGGTGTTTGCGACAATGCGTTTTGATCGGTTTATTTTGACGACGGGAGTTGGCGCGTATGATCTATGGGTAGGAAATAGCCCAGGTGCTACGGGTGGATTTGAAAAAACGCCGGAAGTGCAGGAAGCGCGCAATACTATGAGTCACAAAGAACTCGATGCGTATTCCAAGAAAAAATATTGGGAATTTTTCACCACTCAACCATTAGAATTCATGCAACTCCAGGTGCGTAAGACTACTTTATACTTTAGTACTCTGCGCCCAGGTGGGTATTGGCCACATCTGTATGCGCGTGCTATCGAATTGCGTGCAACGCTCGCAGCATCAATGCTCTGGACAATTGCGCTTTTTGTGGCGGGTATCGCAGGCGCTCTCGTGCTCTTCCAGACGCGCCAAGATCTCGGTATGCGTTTTTTGCTGGGAGCTGCACTTTTGCAGCCAATATCCGTCATCCCTCTCATTGTCGAGACGCGGTATCGCTACCCACTTCTTCTTTTGCTGATTTTTTTCGGTGCATATGCAATGACGCATTTGGGTAAGGCAAAGCAAGCTTTTTTATATGCGAGCATTGTGCTCAGTATAGCGACGTTCGGTGATTTTGTTTTTCACATGAGCGATATACTCGAAAAAGCGCGCCGCATTTTTTAA